One window from the genome of Bremerella cremea encodes:
- a CDS encoding sulfatase, translated as MPSDRIFLLACLLLLGACPLRAAETSTSPPNVLFIAVDDLNHWVGHLHRNPQTKTPNIDRLASMGVTFTNANCAAPACNPSRAALMSGLRPSTTGVYDNGQAWNPVIPKKLTLTTQFLNAGYNVFGAGKIYHSKQHRDGEWTEYFQEKVPQLKLDPSARNNGVGGIKFGPLANPDSDMPDYQVVDYALEKLDEKHDKPFFLAVGLVKPHMPWSVPKHYFDDIPLDSIQLPPHTENDLQDVPEAGLKMAKPNGDHALMLKSGRWKEAVQAYLATIQFTDAQIGRLLDGLQNSAYRDNTIIVLWGDHGWHLGEKEHWRKFALWEEACRAPLIWVAPGVTTANSTCDRPVDFMTIYPTLCDLAGISVPDHVEGPSIAPLLKNSKATWEQPALTTFHRNNHSFRSERFRYIRYADGSEELYDHTEDPYEWTNLAGDAKYDSIKAAFQKHLPEKNVPELPKGNDKTGKKKKAA; from the coding sequence ATGCCGAGCGATCGAATCTTTTTGTTGGCTTGCCTGTTACTCCTCGGAGCTTGTCCCCTCCGCGCAGCGGAAACAAGTACGTCGCCTCCGAACGTGCTGTTTATTGCGGTGGACGACCTCAACCACTGGGTAGGTCACCTTCATCGAAATCCGCAAACCAAGACTCCCAATATTGATCGCCTTGCAAGCATGGGGGTAACGTTCACCAATGCTAACTGCGCCGCACCGGCATGCAATCCATCGCGCGCGGCACTCATGTCTGGCCTGCGTCCCAGCACGACCGGTGTGTACGACAACGGACAAGCTTGGAACCCTGTGATTCCCAAAAAATTGACGCTGACCACTCAATTCTTGAATGCCGGGTACAACGTCTTCGGAGCGGGGAAAATTTACCATAGCAAGCAACATCGCGATGGTGAATGGACGGAATATTTCCAAGAGAAAGTCCCCCAACTCAAGCTCGATCCCTCAGCAAGAAACAATGGGGTCGGCGGCATCAAGTTCGGTCCTTTAGCCAATCCCGATAGCGACATGCCCGACTATCAGGTCGTCGACTATGCCCTCGAAAAACTAGATGAAAAGCACGATAAACCATTTTTTCTGGCCGTTGGTCTAGTAAAACCGCACATGCCGTGGAGTGTCCCCAAGCACTATTTTGATGACATTCCACTCGATTCCATTCAATTGCCACCGCACACCGAAAATGATCTGCAAGACGTACCCGAAGCAGGCCTCAAGATGGCCAAGCCAAACGGTGATCATGCATTGATGCTCAAATCAGGTCGGTGGAAAGAAGCGGTCCAGGCTTATCTGGCCACCATCCAGTTTACCGACGCCCAGATAGGTCGCTTGCTTGATGGTTTGCAGAACTCTGCCTATCGCGATAACACTATTATCGTCCTGTGGGGCGATCATGGTTGGCACCTAGGCGAGAAAGAGCATTGGCGAAAGTTTGCCCTTTGGGAAGAAGCCTGTCGTGCTCCTTTGATCTGGGTCGCCCCTGGCGTGACCACGGCTAACTCGACTTGCGATCGCCCGGTCGACTTTATGACGATCTACCCCACGCTGTGTGACCTTGCGGGCATTTCTGTTCCTGATCACGTTGAAGGGCCAAGTATTGCTCCCTTGTTAAAGAACAGTAAGGCGACTTGGGAGCAGCCTGCGCTGACGACCTTTCATCGCAACAACCACAGTTTCCGCAGCGAAAGGTTCCGATACATCCGCTATGCCGATGGCAGCGAGGAACTCTATGACCATACAGAAGATCCCTACGAATGGACCAATCTGGCAGGCGACGCCAAGTACGATTCGATAAAAGCAGCGTTCCAAAAGCATCTGCCAGAAAAGAACGTCCCGGAACTTCCCAAAGGCAACGATAAGACGGGAAAAAAGAAAAAGGCTGCGTGA
- a CDS encoding sugar phosphate isomerase/epimerase family protein yields MNQPSSHKSRSSRRGFLTAAAAASLIPLGQACAAEEKSADIGSGARKTSPIVLSTYSLWRFKNDDLRDFHKCIDIADEYGFDGVELLLYQVEQNDLLSRSKMMSYKRHCLRLGLPLVGLSTHQGFVTPDLEKRQANIDRTIGQIEIAYELGIPVMRVNSGTWGTSGSFDELMANRGIEKPLEGYTEEDAFPWVIEALEKCLPTAEKCGVVLALENHWGLGLTPEGLLRIVNAVDSPWLQICTDTGNFLDDPYDRLAKIAPKTIFVQAKTYYGGGQWYSLDLDYARIGKILAEHNYRGYISLEFEGMEDYTKAIPESLALLRKAFPRTYKS; encoded by the coding sequence ATGAATCAACCTTCTTCCCACAAATCACGTTCCTCACGCCGAGGTTTTCTGACGGCGGCAGCTGCTGCTTCGCTAATTCCGTTAGGACAGGCTTGTGCTGCGGAGGAAAAATCGGCCGATATTGGCAGCGGGGCGCGCAAGACATCCCCGATCGTGTTGTCTACCTACTCGCTATGGCGATTTAAAAATGACGATCTTCGCGATTTCCATAAGTGCATCGATATCGCGGACGAGTATGGTTTCGACGGCGTAGAGCTACTGCTGTACCAAGTTGAACAGAACGACTTGCTAAGCCGCTCGAAGATGATGTCGTACAAACGCCATTGCCTTCGCCTGGGCTTGCCTCTGGTTGGCCTCTCAACCCACCAAGGCTTCGTCACGCCTGACCTCGAAAAGCGTCAAGCGAACATCGATCGCACGATTGGCCAAATCGAAATCGCGTACGAACTTGGTATTCCTGTGATGCGCGTCAACAGCGGCACCTGGGGAACCTCAGGCAGCTTTGACGAACTGATGGCCAATCGCGGGATCGAAAAACCACTGGAAGGTTATACCGAAGAAGATGCTTTCCCTTGGGTCATCGAAGCGTTAGAGAAATGCTTGCCGACGGCGGAAAAGTGCGGCGTGGTGCTGGCCTTGGAAAATCACTGGGGCTTGGGGCTCACGCCGGAAGGTCTGCTGCGGATTGTGAATGCCGTTGATTCTCCCTGGCTCCAAATCTGCACGGATACCGGCAACTTTCTCGACGATCCTTACGATCGCTTGGCCAAGATCGCTCCGAAAACCATCTTCGTGCAAGCCAAAACCTACTATGGTGGCGGGCAGTGGTACTCGCTCGATCTCGACTACGCCCGGATCGGTAAAATTTTGGCCGAGCATAACTACCGTGGTTATATCTCGCTTGAATTCGAAGGAATGGAAGACTACACCAAGGCCATTCCCGAAAGCTTAGCACTGCTGCGGAAGGCTTTTCCCCGAACTTATAAGAGCTAA
- a CDS encoding YegJ family protein, translated as MRIATFIVSLLLLVSTSCAAQPETLVTGGYDEKEMNQAIAKAKETVDKFIKVLKSGKGENFAVKAPIRDGEQVEHFWITNISYKDGKFIGQINNEPGMVKNVTLGQKWTISKKEISDWMYMRDNKIHGNYTLRPLLKTLPEAEAKKMRAILADP; from the coding sequence ATGCGTATTGCCACGTTTATTGTCTCGCTCTTGCTGTTGGTCTCGACGTCCTGTGCCGCCCAGCCAGAAACGCTTGTTACTGGTGGGTACGACGAAAAAGAGATGAATCAGGCAATCGCCAAAGCAAAGGAAACGGTCGACAAGTTCATCAAAGTGTTGAAAAGTGGCAAAGGGGAAAATTTCGCCGTGAAAGCCCCCATCCGTGATGGTGAACAGGTCGAGCACTTCTGGATAACGAATATCTCCTACAAGGACGGGAAGTTCATCGGTCAGATCAACAACGAACCTGGCATGGTCAAAAACGTCACCCTCGGACAGAAATGGACGATCAGTAAGAAAGAGATCTCCGACTGGATGTACATGCGAGACAACAAGATCCACGGCAATTACACCTTACGTCCGCTGCTGAAGACACTTCCCGAGGCGGAAGCGAAGAAAATGCGAGCGATATTGGCCGATCCTTAA
- a CDS encoding DUF1559 domain-containing protein, giving the protein MSMTRTRGFTLVELLVVIAIIGVLIALLLPAVQQAREAARRTQCSNNLKQIGLALHNYHDTHDAFPSRSAGAGACDNWWSGVSGTIPLLPFMEQSALAKQWQERLVSGQYCSIDAVFPATQTQVEGLLCPSDPEFRNGRKQAMTNYGLCVGDNWRQTSGADANDIHPRGMFGYRSWYKMRDVVDGTTNTIAFAEIIRPTGDRKRGDTAMGVGPSSPSDCTNSSVWLGNRYANGISVAGGVDKHGSSYHPGGAIWTSVTTIIAPNGPSCTMENNYWTEAIMTSNSRHPGGVEVLLVDGSVKFIPETIDTGDQTSSPTDSGPSPYGVWGAMGTRDEGEVVSGV; this is encoded by the coding sequence ATGTCAATGACAAGAACGAGGGGATTTACCCTCGTAGAGCTGTTGGTGGTCATCGCCATCATAGGTGTACTGATTGCGCTGCTTTTACCGGCTGTGCAACAGGCTCGCGAAGCCGCAAGACGGACACAATGTTCTAATAATTTAAAGCAAATAGGCTTAGCGTTACATAATTATCACGACACGCACGACGCTTTTCCCTCTCGCTCTGCCGGTGCTGGGGCGTGTGATAATTGGTGGAGCGGCGTTAGTGGAACCATCCCTTTGCTTCCGTTTATGGAGCAATCCGCGCTTGCCAAACAATGGCAAGAACGCTTAGTAAGTGGCCAGTATTGCTCGATTGATGCGGTCTTCCCCGCCACACAGACTCAGGTCGAAGGGTTGTTGTGCCCATCGGATCCTGAATTCCGCAATGGCCGCAAACAGGCTATGACTAACTACGGTCTTTGTGTTGGTGATAACTGGCGGCAAACCTCCGGTGCCGATGCCAACGACATTCACCCGCGCGGCATGTTCGGCTATCGCTCGTGGTACAAGATGCGGGATGTTGTGGATGGCACGACTAACACCATCGCCTTTGCCGAGATCATTCGCCCTACTGGCGATCGCAAACGAGGGGATACCGCAATGGGCGTTGGGCCTTCCTCGCCATCTGATTGCACGAACAGCTCGGTCTGGCTAGGCAACCGCTACGCAAACGGTATCTCGGTCGCTGGCGGAGTCGACAAACATGGTTCCAGCTACCATCCTGGTGGCGCGATCTGGACCTCGGTGACAACCATCATTGCCCCGAATGGCCCCTCCTGCACCATGGAGAACAACTACTGGACCGAAGCAATCATGACTTCCAACAGTCGACACCCAGGTGGGGTGGAAGTGCTGCTGGTCGACGGCTCGGTGAAGTTCATCCCGGAAACTATCGATACCGGCGATCAAACCTCTTCTCCGACTGATAGCGGACCATCCCCCTATGGTGTGTGGGGAGCCATGGGAACTCGCGACGAAGGGGAGGTGGTCAGTGGCGTATAA
- the kdsB gene encoding 3-deoxy-manno-octulosonate cytidylyltransferase, with product MKPELALSLSSLVVIPARLHSSRLPEKLLLAETGKPLIQHTYEAACLARGTDGVVVATDHDTICQAVQGFGGEAVMTSETCASGTDRVAEVARSRPDVDIFINVQGDEPEISAEAIETVRRLLELNPEVSMATLGTPIRSLEKLQDPACVKVVCAENGRALYFSRSPIPHVRDGFDEMLSAEPAVFYQHLGIYAYRRDFLLKLATAPPSPLEQLEKLEQLRVLEMGEPILVGKIAEPSIGIDTPSDYAAFVRKMSNC from the coding sequence ATGAAGCCTGAACTCGCCCTTTCGCTTTCCAGCCTTGTTGTCATCCCGGCTCGGCTGCACTCGTCCCGCTTGCCTGAAAAGCTGCTGCTGGCCGAAACAGGCAAGCCGTTAATTCAGCATACGTACGAAGCAGCTTGCCTCGCCCGCGGGACAGACGGTGTGGTCGTAGCGACCGACCACGATACGATCTGCCAGGCAGTGCAAGGGTTCGGCGGTGAAGCGGTCATGACCAGCGAAACATGTGCTAGCGGTACCGATCGCGTGGCTGAAGTGGCTCGTTCTCGCCCGGATGTCGATATCTTCATCAATGTCCAAGGGGACGAACCAGAGATCTCGGCAGAAGCAATCGAAACCGTTCGTCGCTTGCTCGAGCTAAATCCAGAAGTCTCGATGGCCACCCTCGGCACACCGATTCGCAGCCTGGAAAAGCTGCAAGATCCTGCCTGCGTAAAAGTCGTTTGTGCTGAAAACGGGCGGGCTCTCTATTTCAGCCGTAGTCCTATCCCCCACGTTCGGGATGGTTTCGACGAGATGCTCTCGGCAGAGCCAGCGGTCTTTTACCAACATTTGGGCATCTACGCCTATCGCCGCGATTTTTTGTTGAAACTAGCCACCGCCCCTCCCTCTCCTTTGGAACAGCTCGAAAAGTTAGAGCAACTTCGTGTTTTGGAGATGGGAGAGCCAATTTTGGTGGGCAAAATTGCGGAACCCAGCATCGGAATTGACACGCCAAGCGACTATGCGGCGTTTGTCAGAAAGATGAGCAATTGCTAG
- the glmS gene encoding glutamine--fructose-6-phosphate transaminase (isomerizing) encodes MCGIVGYVGNLRAADFLLEGLRRLEYRGYDSAGIAAVDRHEDIHIVKSAGRIAALAEQLADDMPIGTTGIGHTRWATHGPATQANAHPHPGPNGEVVVVHNGVIENYAALKSRLQQKGYVFRSDTDTEVIAFMLEDGLKQLPIAPNQAPTDEALVGLVQKVLAKLQGTYGVGILFRSRPDLIIAARLGSPLVIGVSEDAHFLASDASPLVGYTEKIVYLTDHQLALLKADSLQIAHRDLGEVTHSVEKLEIASGDVELGDFEHYMLKEIFEQPQSLENVMRGRLSLDNATAVFGGLNLSPQELRGVDRILLTACGTSWHAAMVGEYMIEEMARIPVEVEYASELRYRNPPVPRRTLVFGITQSGETADTLAALREMKRKGHPTLAICNVVGSSIAQESDGGIYLHAGPEVGVASTKAFTSQLAVMAMLGLYFGRLNHLSFDQGYRIIQALQTLPDAVRQALGTQGQAKKVAEKYQSVNNFLYLGRYFNFPVALEGALKLKEISYIHAEGYPAAELKHGPIALVDENTPSVFIMPQGVVYDKVMSNLQEIKARGGPVIAIASEDDHEIEKYADDVIRIPKVEEFLQPIVSVIPLQFIAYHIALLRGCDVDKPRNLAKSVTVE; translated from the coding sequence ATGTGCGGTATTGTCGGATACGTGGGAAACTTGCGTGCGGCAGACTTCTTGCTGGAAGGTTTGCGGCGGCTTGAGTATCGCGGGTACGACAGCGCCGGCATTGCCGCAGTCGATCGTCATGAAGACATTCACATCGTCAAGTCCGCCGGCAGGATCGCCGCTTTGGCAGAACAATTGGCGGACGACATGCCAATCGGGACGACAGGAATCGGCCATACACGCTGGGCTACTCATGGCCCGGCGACCCAGGCCAACGCTCATCCGCACCCTGGTCCCAACGGCGAGGTTGTGGTGGTTCATAATGGGGTGATTGAAAATTACGCCGCGCTTAAGTCGCGCCTGCAACAAAAAGGATACGTCTTTCGTTCCGACACCGACACGGAAGTGATTGCCTTCATGTTGGAAGATGGCCTCAAGCAACTTCCAATTGCCCCGAATCAAGCGCCGACCGACGAAGCACTGGTCGGGCTAGTGCAAAAGGTGTTGGCCAAGCTGCAAGGAACTTACGGGGTAGGAATTCTATTTCGCAGCCGGCCTGATTTGATTATCGCGGCTCGGCTAGGTAGCCCGCTGGTGATTGGTGTATCGGAAGATGCTCACTTCCTGGCGAGTGATGCTTCTCCCTTGGTGGGCTATACCGAAAAGATTGTGTACCTGACCGATCATCAGTTGGCCTTGCTCAAAGCGGACTCGTTGCAGATTGCCCATCGCGATCTAGGAGAAGTCACCCACAGTGTTGAAAAGTTGGAGATTGCCTCTGGTGATGTCGAACTAGGGGACTTCGAGCATTACATGCTCAAAGAGATTTTCGAGCAGCCGCAATCGCTGGAAAACGTGATGCGTGGCCGGTTGAGTCTCGACAATGCCACCGCTGTGTTTGGCGGGCTGAACTTGAGCCCGCAAGAATTGCGCGGCGTCGATCGAATTTTGCTGACCGCTTGCGGAACGAGCTGGCATGCCGCGATGGTGGGTGAGTACATGATCGAGGAGATGGCTCGAATTCCGGTGGAAGTCGAGTACGCTTCAGAATTGCGGTATCGAAATCCGCCGGTTCCGCGGCGAACGCTGGTGTTTGGAATCACACAGAGTGGAGAAACGGCTGATACCTTGGCCGCCCTGCGTGAGATGAAGCGGAAAGGGCATCCCACCCTGGCGATCTGTAATGTCGTGGGTAGTAGCATCGCCCAGGAATCGGATGGCGGCATCTATTTACACGCCGGCCCGGAAGTGGGCGTGGCTTCGACGAAAGCATTCACGTCGCAGTTAGCCGTGATGGCGATGCTAGGGCTTTATTTTGGTCGCTTGAATCACCTGAGCTTTGATCAGGGCTATCGAATCATCCAAGCTTTGCAAACGCTACCGGATGCCGTTCGCCAGGCGCTCGGCACTCAGGGGCAAGCGAAGAAGGTAGCGGAAAAGTATCAATCGGTGAACAACTTCCTGTACCTAGGGCGTTACTTCAACTTTCCGGTGGCTTTGGAAGGGGCATTGAAGCTGAAGGAAATCAGCTATATCCACGCCGAAGGCTACCCGGCTGCAGAACTGAAGCATGGTCCGATTGCCTTAGTCGATGAGAACACCCCCAGCGTCTTTATCATGCCGCAGGGCGTGGTGTATGACAAAGTGATGAGTAACCTGCAAGAGATCAAGGCCCGCGGCGGCCCAGTCATCGCGATTGCCAGCGAAGACGACCACGAGATCGAAAAGTACGCCGACGACGTGATTCGTATCCCGAAGGTGGAAGAGTTCCTTCAGCCAATCGTCTCCGTGATACCGCTGCAGTTCATTGCCTACCACATCGCGCTGCTGCGCGGCTGCGATGTCGACAAGCCGCGAAACTTGGCGAAGAGTGTAACGGTGGAGTAG
- a CDS encoding helix-turn-helix domain-containing protein encodes MIDHTNLVTKTIALFLPRGHEQSARITAGAAMGAADYPHITLLEWPYDDAQPDFDFDLGDLQFDAAIVWAYKGSPWMRRLLKMGIPVINCGSNWISEGVPSVMFDWEALQDDLVEKFVSLGRPSAAIVSHNLGNDPFKVAWLDQLIARLKGDGISTQFFIAPGLPSEERQRMFQPAREAELIQFLQALPQPAAMYCDDDYLAALLSRVARDLGYRIPQDIALMGFGNFTVSRVSSPSISTVEIHGTMIGRRAFQMVLQRLEAPDDSHSLVEHVRLEFIERESFRFELVKDAVVAQVNRIIEREACKGINVDELARRLGVSRNTLNRRFQQEYGITPGKKIRAMRVHQAKKMLENSDHSVTKVAELCGFPEPANFVNFFRREVGQTPNEYRMSARQTDE; translated from the coding sequence ATGATTGATCACACGAACTTGGTAACCAAAACGATCGCATTATTCCTCCCTCGGGGGCACGAGCAGTCCGCGCGGATCACCGCAGGGGCTGCCATGGGAGCTGCTGACTATCCCCATATCACTCTTTTAGAGTGGCCGTATGACGATGCGCAGCCAGACTTTGATTTCGATTTGGGGGATCTCCAATTCGATGCCGCGATCGTCTGGGCCTATAAGGGATCGCCTTGGATGCGGCGGCTGCTGAAAATGGGGATACCTGTGATCAATTGCGGCAGTAATTGGATTTCGGAAGGCGTCCCTTCTGTGATGTTCGATTGGGAAGCATTGCAGGACGACTTGGTCGAGAAGTTTGTGTCGCTAGGACGCCCTAGTGCGGCGATCGTTTCCCATAATTTAGGAAACGATCCATTCAAGGTCGCTTGGCTCGATCAGTTGATCGCGCGATTGAAGGGCGATGGCATTTCGACTCAGTTTTTTATTGCCCCTGGCTTGCCGAGCGAGGAACGGCAACGGATGTTCCAACCGGCCAGAGAGGCGGAATTGATTCAATTCCTGCAAGCCTTGCCACAACCGGCTGCGATGTATTGCGACGACGATTATCTCGCGGCATTGCTTAGTCGGGTTGCTCGCGACTTAGGATACCGTATTCCGCAAGATATCGCCCTGATGGGCTTCGGTAACTTTACCGTCTCACGTGTTTCGTCCCCGTCGATCTCAACGGTTGAGATCCATGGGACCATGATCGGACGCCGCGCGTTTCAGATGGTGTTGCAACGGTTAGAGGCTCCGGATGACTCGCACAGCTTGGTCGAGCATGTCCGTCTCGAATTCATCGAACGTGAATCGTTTCGTTTCGAGTTGGTAAAAGATGCCGTTGTCGCTCAGGTAAACCGTATTATCGAACGGGAAGCTTGTAAGGGAATTAACGTTGACGAACTCGCACGCCGTTTGGGCGTCTCACGCAACACGTTGAATCGTCGCTTTCAGCAAGAGTACGGTATCACCCCAGGCAAGAAAATCCGGGCTATGCGGGTCCACCAAGCCAAGAAAATGCTAGAGAATTCCGATCACAGTGTGACGAAGGTTGCCGAGCTTTGTGGCTTCCCAGAGCCAGCCAATTTCGTCAACTTCTTCCGCCGTGAAGTCGGGCAGACACCCAACGAATACCGTATGTCGGCCAGGCAAACCGATGAATAA
- a CDS encoding DUF423 domain-containing protein has protein sequence MSTLNLIFGCLFGLGAVLAGPVGESFVQAKFQTELREKAKLTPGRINPDGSQEKDSMEISTIDRQESDQRWARYQKGIQSISIYSLALVGLGLLSTSGKGQLIGGIGFGLGTLLYGGGLALGAYFNMPTIGVLAPIGAMILLAGWGGLLLAALQGRGEKPMLTEAGQ, from the coding sequence ATGTCCACGCTCAACTTAATTTTTGGCTGCCTATTCGGCTTGGGTGCAGTCCTTGCTGGGCCCGTTGGCGAATCGTTTGTCCAAGCCAAGTTCCAAACAGAACTGCGTGAAAAAGCCAAGCTCACCCCTGGCCGGATCAACCCTGATGGGAGCCAGGAAAAAGACAGCATGGAAATCAGTACGATTGATCGCCAAGAGAGCGACCAACGCTGGGCAAGATACCAGAAAGGGATTCAATCAATTTCGATCTATTCCTTAGCCCTGGTCGGCTTGGGCCTGCTTAGTACGTCGGGCAAAGGACAACTTATAGGAGGAATCGGTTTTGGCCTGGGAACGCTTCTTTACGGAGGCGGACTCGCCCTAGGAGCCTACTTCAACATGCCCACGATCGGTGTGCTCGCGCCCATTGGTGCGATGATCTTGCTGGCAGGCTGGGGAGGACTACTCTTGGCGGCACTACAAGGCCGAGGGGAAAAACCGATGCTCACGGAGGCGGGGCAGTAG
- a CDS encoding DUF1559 domain-containing protein, whose product MQSSRLKGFTLVELLVVIAIIGVLIALLLPAVQQAREAARRIQCTNHLKQLGLAMHNYHDTFGNLPAGQFSQQQLDDPNGQPNRMTWYVSILPFVEQKAMYDIVKPNMGTSPANTWNETVRKTVVEGFVCPSDPNGGKVGTDGFQGNYVGNSGHDIMVQANAATPSTHGEGMSGLFFVKSHIGLKDITDGTSNTLMFGEIRQSPQANCTIGNYWNGWGMESMFSTLFWINTPAPDFVPTGTVADNPWRKTQEMPAAGPGSQTNYSLRSTHPGGVMVTRADGSASFLPETISSQLLKDLSNRGDGSVITSF is encoded by the coding sequence ATGCAATCGTCCAGATTAAAAGGCTTCACGCTCGTTGAGCTGCTTGTGGTCATTGCCATCATTGGCGTGCTGATCGCCCTGCTGCTGCCAGCGGTGCAACAAGCCCGTGAAGCAGCACGCCGGATTCAATGCACCAACCATCTCAAGCAACTCGGCTTGGCGATGCACAACTATCACGATACGTTCGGCAATCTGCCTGCCGGACAATTTAGCCAACAGCAGTTGGACGACCCCAACGGGCAACCCAATCGCATGACGTGGTATGTTTCGATCCTTCCCTTTGTGGAACAAAAAGCGATGTATGACATCGTTAAACCCAACATGGGTACCTCGCCTGCCAACACTTGGAACGAAACGGTCCGCAAGACAGTTGTGGAAGGATTTGTCTGCCCATCCGACCCTAACGGTGGCAAGGTTGGCACCGATGGTTTCCAAGGAAACTACGTAGGCAATTCTGGGCACGATATTATGGTACAAGCCAACGCCGCCACTCCTTCAACCCATGGTGAAGGCATGAGCGGACTTTTCTTTGTGAAGTCACACATTGGCTTAAAAGACATTACCGACGGTACGTCCAATACGTTGATGTTCGGCGAAATCCGTCAAAGCCCTCAAGCGAATTGCACGATTGGTAACTACTGGAACGGCTGGGGTATGGAGTCGATGTTTTCTACTCTTTTCTGGATTAACACCCCAGCGCCAGACTTCGTGCCTACTGGTACCGTTGCCGACAACCCTTGGCGTAAGACCCAAGAGATGCCTGCTGCTGGGCCCGGTTCACAAACCAACTATTCGCTCCGCAGCACTCACCCAGGCGGCGTTATGGTCACCCGGGCAGACGGTTCCGCTTCGTTTTTGCCCGAAACGATTAGCAGCCAACTGCTCAAAGATCTATCTAACCGTGGCGATGGCTCCGTGATCACTTCCTTCTAG